From the genome of Oncorhynchus clarkii lewisi isolate Uvic-CL-2024 chromosome 11, UVic_Ocla_1.0, whole genome shotgun sequence, one region includes:
- the LOC139420427 gene encoding enhancer of polycomb homolog 1-like isoform X2, translating into MEHHLQRAISAQQVYGEKRDNMVIPVPEAGSNIAYYESLYPGDFKMPKQLIHIQPFSLDTEQPDYDLDSEDEAFVNKLKKKMEITSLQFEEMIDRLEKGSGTQLVSLQEAKLLLKEDDELIKEVFDYWTRKRKNCKSSSLIPTVKQEKRDGSSTSDPYVAFRRRTEKMQTRKNRKNDEAGYEKMLKLRRDLSRAVTILEMIKRREKSKRELLHLTLEIVEKRNGMPDYGSEVMAEALAQRALVKPVYTIPIIPLSNSNQYRHQDHMDMKEFKTKPEKTEVVRTKRKYEKKPKIPPLSAPQHSGPSVFNPKDLNQYDFPSSDDEPFSQIHSGSSEAEEENDPDGCFAFRRKAGCQYYASRLDQSGNWPWVSPSGGGLGDPHFRYCLTSLTVPRRCVGLARRRMGRGGRVLLDRAHTDLDNIFHSLDSDPETEPLQASSPPTSSPLRSAAPASTSDTNTSDRTNAPNNHHPSSSSSSSVDLSEILLNIKSGRWRHFRPRTLSLHPLGGDISRYRGFRGFTQSTSLGQSRLLGSGANALPRTGPGATPVTAFTAEQYQQHQEQLALMQKQQLEQIQQQQQAQQQANTDPSSTTTSTAPPPNTQCIISKTLDSASAQFAASALVTTDQLMAFKGKEEGVLGSGVNGVFPGSGVYKSLHLASTTHTHHPNTNQTPTPPSAPTFLKPSSTTTSPVTASSLSSPANAHGNPLHLGSNAANSTPTTTQVLIGNNVRMSVPSSPVLPSLGGTTTRHSHIPRALGALPSSALKMAVNTNCQMPNKVTGASTMDIGSRDNHDQDKPALNSIADNTVAMEVT; encoded by the exons GAGCACCATCTCCAGCGGGCCATCTCTGCACAGCAGGTGTACGGGGAGAAACGGGACAACATGGTCATCCCCGTCCCCGAAGCAGGGAGCAACATCGCCTACTACGAGTCCCTCTACCCCGGGGACTTCAAGATGCCAAAGCAGCTCATTCACATACAGC ctttCAGTTTGGATACAGAGCAGCCGGACTACGACCTGGATTCAGAGGACGAGGCATTTGTGAATAAGctgaagaagaagatggagatCACCTCTCTGCAATTTGAGGAGATGATTGACCGGCTGGAGAAAGGCAGTGGCACACAG CTGGTGAGCCTGCAGGAGGCCAAGCTGCTGCTGAAGGAGGATGACGAGCTGATCAAGGAGGTGTTTGACTACTGGACGAGGAAGCGAAAAAACTGTAAGAGTAGCTCACTCATCCCCACTGTGAAGCAGGAGAAGAGAGACGGATCCAGCACCTCAGACCCCTACGTGGCCTTCCGCAGGAGGACTGAGAAGATGCAGACCAGAAAG AACCGTAAGAACGACGAGGCTGGGTATGAGAAGATGCTGAAGCTGCGGAGGGACCTGAGCCGAGCCGTCACCATCCTGGAAATGAtcaagaggagggagaagagcaaGCGTGAGCTGCTACACCTCACCCTGGAGATCGTAGAGAAGAG GAACGGCATGCCTGACTACGGTAGTGAAGTTATGGCAGAGGCCCTGGCCCAGAGGGCCCTGGTAAAGCCCGTCTACACGATACCCATCATTCCCCTCTCCAACAGCAACCAGTACCGCCACCAAGACCACATGGACATGAAGGAGTTCAAAACTAAA CCGGAGAAGACGGAGGTGGTCAGAACAAAGAGGAAGTACGAGAAGAAGCCTAagatccctcctctctctgcacccCAACACTCTGGCCCCTCTGTGTTCAACCCCAAGGACCTCAACCAGTATGACTTCCCCAGCTCTGACGATGAACCCTTCTCACAG ATCCATTCAGGTTCCtcggaggcagaggaggagaatGACCCAGATGGCTGCTTTGCGTTCCGGAGGAAGGCCGGCTGTCAGTACTACGCT tctcgtCTGGACCAGAGTGGTAACTGGCCGTGGGTCAGCCCCTCTGGGGGCGGTTTGGGCGACCCTCACTTCCGCTACTGCCTCACGTCCCTGACGGTGCCCCGGCGCTGCGTAGGGTTGGCAAGGCGACGCATGGGCAGAGGGGGCAG AGTTTTGCTGGACAGAGCGCACACAGATCTGGACAATATTTTCCACAGCCTGGACTCGGACCCCGAGACCGAACCACTTCAAGCCTCATCTCCTCCCACAAGCTCTCCTCTCCGCAGCGCAGCGCCTGCCAGTACCTCAGACACCAATACCTCGGACCGAACCAATGCTCCCAACAACCACcacccctcttcttcctcttcgtCATCTGTGGACCTCAGTGAGATTCTGTTGAACATTAAGTCAGGCCGCTGGAGGCACTTTAGGCCGCGGACGCTATCCCTTCACCCCCTGGGTGGTGACATCTCACGCTACAGAGGATTTAGAGGATTTACGCAGAGTACGTCCTTGGGACAGAGCAGGCTCTTGGGGAGTGGAGCTAACGCCCTACCCCGCACTGGCCCAGGAGCTACACCCGTCACTG CATTCACAGCAGAGCAGTACCAACAGCACCAGGAGCAGCTGGCCCTGATGCAGAAACAGCAGCTTGAGCAGATCCAACAGCAGCAACAGGCACAGCAGCAGGCAAACACAGACCCATcctctactactacatccacagCACCACCACCCAACACACAG TGTATAATATCTAAGACATTAGACTCGGCCAGCGCCCAGTTTGCTGCCTCTGCCCTGGTGACCACGGACCAGCTGATGGCCTTCAAGGGCAAGGAGGAGGGGGTTCTGGGAAGTGGCGTCAACGGGGTCTTTCCAGGCTCAG GAGTGTACAAAAGCTTACACCTCGCCAGCACCACCCACAcccaccaccccaacaccaaccaGACTCCCACTCCTCCATCAGCCCCCACTTTCCTCAagccctcctccaccactacatcccctGTCACCGCCTCCTCCCTCAGCTCCCCAGCTAACGCCCACGGGAATCCCCTCCACTTGGGTAGCAACGCTGCCAACTCCACTCCCACCACCACTCAGGTCCTGATAGGGAACAACGTCCGTATGAGCGTACCCTCCTCCCCTGTTCTCCCCAGTCTGGGCGGCACCACCACGCGCCACAGCCACATACCCAGGGCTCTGGGAGCCTTGCCCTCCTCTGCCTTAAAGATGGCTGTCAACACCAACTGTCAGATGCCCAACAAGGTCACCGGGGCTTCTACCATGGACATAGGATCCAG GGATAATCACGATCAAGACAAACCAGCTCTGAACAGTATAGCGGACAACACAGTGGCCATGGAGGTGACGTAG
- the LOC139420427 gene encoding enhancer of polycomb homolog 1-like isoform X3 yields the protein MVIPVPEAGSNIAYYESLYPGDFKMPKQLIHIQPFSLDTEQPDYDLDSEDEAFVNKLKKKMEITSLQFEEMIDRLEKGSGTQLVSLQEAKLLLKEDDELIKEVFDYWTRKRKNCKSSSLIPTVKQEKRDGSSTSDPYVAFRRRTEKMQTRKNRKNDEAGYEKMLKLRRDLSRAVTILEMIKRREKSKRELLHLTLEIVEKRNGMPDYGSEVMAEALAQRALVKPVYTIPIIPLSNSNQYRHQDHMDMKEFKTKPEKTEVVRTKRKYEKKPKIPPLSAPQHSGPSVFNPKDLNQYDFPSSDDEPFSQIHSGSSEAEEENDPDGCFAFRRKAGCQYYASRLDQSGNWPWVSPSGGGLGDPHFRYCLTSLTVPRRCVGLARRRMGRGGRVLLDRAHTDLDNIFHSLDSDPETEPLQASSPPTSSPLRSAAPASTSDTNTSDRTNAPNNHHPSSSSSSSVDLSEILLNIKSGRWRHFRPRTLSLHPLGGDISRYRGFRGFTQSTSLGQSRLLGSGANALPRTGPGATPVTAFTAEQYQQHQEQLALMQKQQLEQIQQQQQAQQQANTDPSSTTTSTAPPPNTQCIISKTLDSASAQFAASALVTTDQLMAFKGKEEGVLGSGVNGVFPGSGVYKSLHLASTTHTHHPNTNQTPTPPSAPTFLKPSSTTTSPVTASSLSSPANAHGNPLHLGSNAANSTPTTTQVLIGNNVRMSVPSSPVLPSLGGTTTRHSHIPRALGALPSSALKMAVNTNCQMPNKVTGASTMDIGSRDNHDQDKPALNSIADNTVAMEVT from the exons ATGGTCATCCCCGTCCCCGAAGCAGGGAGCAACATCGCCTACTACGAGTCCCTCTACCCCGGGGACTTCAAGATGCCAAAGCAGCTCATTCACATACAGC ctttCAGTTTGGATACAGAGCAGCCGGACTACGACCTGGATTCAGAGGACGAGGCATTTGTGAATAAGctgaagaagaagatggagatCACCTCTCTGCAATTTGAGGAGATGATTGACCGGCTGGAGAAAGGCAGTGGCACACAG CTGGTGAGCCTGCAGGAGGCCAAGCTGCTGCTGAAGGAGGATGACGAGCTGATCAAGGAGGTGTTTGACTACTGGACGAGGAAGCGAAAAAACTGTAAGAGTAGCTCACTCATCCCCACTGTGAAGCAGGAGAAGAGAGACGGATCCAGCACCTCAGACCCCTACGTGGCCTTCCGCAGGAGGACTGAGAAGATGCAGACCAGAAAG AACCGTAAGAACGACGAGGCTGGGTATGAGAAGATGCTGAAGCTGCGGAGGGACCTGAGCCGAGCCGTCACCATCCTGGAAATGAtcaagaggagggagaagagcaaGCGTGAGCTGCTACACCTCACCCTGGAGATCGTAGAGAAGAG GAACGGCATGCCTGACTACGGTAGTGAAGTTATGGCAGAGGCCCTGGCCCAGAGGGCCCTGGTAAAGCCCGTCTACACGATACCCATCATTCCCCTCTCCAACAGCAACCAGTACCGCCACCAAGACCACATGGACATGAAGGAGTTCAAAACTAAA CCGGAGAAGACGGAGGTGGTCAGAACAAAGAGGAAGTACGAGAAGAAGCCTAagatccctcctctctctgcacccCAACACTCTGGCCCCTCTGTGTTCAACCCCAAGGACCTCAACCAGTATGACTTCCCCAGCTCTGACGATGAACCCTTCTCACAG ATCCATTCAGGTTCCtcggaggcagaggaggagaatGACCCAGATGGCTGCTTTGCGTTCCGGAGGAAGGCCGGCTGTCAGTACTACGCT tctcgtCTGGACCAGAGTGGTAACTGGCCGTGGGTCAGCCCCTCTGGGGGCGGTTTGGGCGACCCTCACTTCCGCTACTGCCTCACGTCCCTGACGGTGCCCCGGCGCTGCGTAGGGTTGGCAAGGCGACGCATGGGCAGAGGGGGCAG AGTTTTGCTGGACAGAGCGCACACAGATCTGGACAATATTTTCCACAGCCTGGACTCGGACCCCGAGACCGAACCACTTCAAGCCTCATCTCCTCCCACAAGCTCTCCTCTCCGCAGCGCAGCGCCTGCCAGTACCTCAGACACCAATACCTCGGACCGAACCAATGCTCCCAACAACCACcacccctcttcttcctcttcgtCATCTGTGGACCTCAGTGAGATTCTGTTGAACATTAAGTCAGGCCGCTGGAGGCACTTTAGGCCGCGGACGCTATCCCTTCACCCCCTGGGTGGTGACATCTCACGCTACAGAGGATTTAGAGGATTTACGCAGAGTACGTCCTTGGGACAGAGCAGGCTCTTGGGGAGTGGAGCTAACGCCCTACCCCGCACTGGCCCAGGAGCTACACCCGTCACTG CATTCACAGCAGAGCAGTACCAACAGCACCAGGAGCAGCTGGCCCTGATGCAGAAACAGCAGCTTGAGCAGATCCAACAGCAGCAACAGGCACAGCAGCAGGCAAACACAGACCCATcctctactactacatccacagCACCACCACCCAACACACAG TGTATAATATCTAAGACATTAGACTCGGCCAGCGCCCAGTTTGCTGCCTCTGCCCTGGTGACCACGGACCAGCTGATGGCCTTCAAGGGCAAGGAGGAGGGGGTTCTGGGAAGTGGCGTCAACGGGGTCTTTCCAGGCTCAG GAGTGTACAAAAGCTTACACCTCGCCAGCACCACCCACAcccaccaccccaacaccaaccaGACTCCCACTCCTCCATCAGCCCCCACTTTCCTCAagccctcctccaccactacatcccctGTCACCGCCTCCTCCCTCAGCTCCCCAGCTAACGCCCACGGGAATCCCCTCCACTTGGGTAGCAACGCTGCCAACTCCACTCCCACCACCACTCAGGTCCTGATAGGGAACAACGTCCGTATGAGCGTACCCTCCTCCCCTGTTCTCCCCAGTCTGGGCGGCACCACCACGCGCCACAGCCACATACCCAGGGCTCTGGGAGCCTTGCCCTCCTCTGCCTTAAAGATGGCTGTCAACACCAACTGTCAGATGCCCAACAAGGTCACCGGGGCTTCTACCATGGACATAGGATCCAG GGATAATCACGATCAAGACAAACCAGCTCTGAACAGTATAGCGGACAACACAGTGGCCATGGAGGTGACGTAG
- the LOC139420427 gene encoding enhancer of polycomb homolog 1-like isoform X1, translating to MSKLSFRARALDATKPLPVFRCEDLPDLHEYASINRAVPQMPTGMEKEEESEHHLQRAISAQQVYGEKRDNMVIPVPEAGSNIAYYESLYPGDFKMPKQLIHIQPFSLDTEQPDYDLDSEDEAFVNKLKKKMEITSLQFEEMIDRLEKGSGTQLVSLQEAKLLLKEDDELIKEVFDYWTRKRKNCKSSSLIPTVKQEKRDGSSTSDPYVAFRRRTEKMQTRKNRKNDEAGYEKMLKLRRDLSRAVTILEMIKRREKSKRELLHLTLEIVEKRNGMPDYGSEVMAEALAQRALVKPVYTIPIIPLSNSNQYRHQDHMDMKEFKTKPEKTEVVRTKRKYEKKPKIPPLSAPQHSGPSVFNPKDLNQYDFPSSDDEPFSQIHSGSSEAEEENDPDGCFAFRRKAGCQYYASRLDQSGNWPWVSPSGGGLGDPHFRYCLTSLTVPRRCVGLARRRMGRGGRVLLDRAHTDLDNIFHSLDSDPETEPLQASSPPTSSPLRSAAPASTSDTNTSDRTNAPNNHHPSSSSSSSVDLSEILLNIKSGRWRHFRPRTLSLHPLGGDISRYRGFRGFTQSTSLGQSRLLGSGANALPRTGPGATPVTAFTAEQYQQHQEQLALMQKQQLEQIQQQQQAQQQANTDPSSTTTSTAPPPNTQCIISKTLDSASAQFAASALVTTDQLMAFKGKEEGVLGSGVNGVFPGSGVYKSLHLASTTHTHHPNTNQTPTPPSAPTFLKPSSTTTSPVTASSLSSPANAHGNPLHLGSNAANSTPTTTQVLIGNNVRMSVPSSPVLPSLGGTTTRHSHIPRALGALPSSALKMAVNTNCQMPNKVTGASTMDIGSRDNHDQDKPALNSIADNTVAMEVT from the exons GAGCACCATCTCCAGCGGGCCATCTCTGCACAGCAGGTGTACGGGGAGAAACGGGACAACATGGTCATCCCCGTCCCCGAAGCAGGGAGCAACATCGCCTACTACGAGTCCCTCTACCCCGGGGACTTCAAGATGCCAAAGCAGCTCATTCACATACAGC ctttCAGTTTGGATACAGAGCAGCCGGACTACGACCTGGATTCAGAGGACGAGGCATTTGTGAATAAGctgaagaagaagatggagatCACCTCTCTGCAATTTGAGGAGATGATTGACCGGCTGGAGAAAGGCAGTGGCACACAG CTGGTGAGCCTGCAGGAGGCCAAGCTGCTGCTGAAGGAGGATGACGAGCTGATCAAGGAGGTGTTTGACTACTGGACGAGGAAGCGAAAAAACTGTAAGAGTAGCTCACTCATCCCCACTGTGAAGCAGGAGAAGAGAGACGGATCCAGCACCTCAGACCCCTACGTGGCCTTCCGCAGGAGGACTGAGAAGATGCAGACCAGAAAG AACCGTAAGAACGACGAGGCTGGGTATGAGAAGATGCTGAAGCTGCGGAGGGACCTGAGCCGAGCCGTCACCATCCTGGAAATGAtcaagaggagggagaagagcaaGCGTGAGCTGCTACACCTCACCCTGGAGATCGTAGAGAAGAG GAACGGCATGCCTGACTACGGTAGTGAAGTTATGGCAGAGGCCCTGGCCCAGAGGGCCCTGGTAAAGCCCGTCTACACGATACCCATCATTCCCCTCTCCAACAGCAACCAGTACCGCCACCAAGACCACATGGACATGAAGGAGTTCAAAACTAAA CCGGAGAAGACGGAGGTGGTCAGAACAAAGAGGAAGTACGAGAAGAAGCCTAagatccctcctctctctgcacccCAACACTCTGGCCCCTCTGTGTTCAACCCCAAGGACCTCAACCAGTATGACTTCCCCAGCTCTGACGATGAACCCTTCTCACAG ATCCATTCAGGTTCCtcggaggcagaggaggagaatGACCCAGATGGCTGCTTTGCGTTCCGGAGGAAGGCCGGCTGTCAGTACTACGCT tctcgtCTGGACCAGAGTGGTAACTGGCCGTGGGTCAGCCCCTCTGGGGGCGGTTTGGGCGACCCTCACTTCCGCTACTGCCTCACGTCCCTGACGGTGCCCCGGCGCTGCGTAGGGTTGGCAAGGCGACGCATGGGCAGAGGGGGCAG AGTTTTGCTGGACAGAGCGCACACAGATCTGGACAATATTTTCCACAGCCTGGACTCGGACCCCGAGACCGAACCACTTCAAGCCTCATCTCCTCCCACAAGCTCTCCTCTCCGCAGCGCAGCGCCTGCCAGTACCTCAGACACCAATACCTCGGACCGAACCAATGCTCCCAACAACCACcacccctcttcttcctcttcgtCATCTGTGGACCTCAGTGAGATTCTGTTGAACATTAAGTCAGGCCGCTGGAGGCACTTTAGGCCGCGGACGCTATCCCTTCACCCCCTGGGTGGTGACATCTCACGCTACAGAGGATTTAGAGGATTTACGCAGAGTACGTCCTTGGGACAGAGCAGGCTCTTGGGGAGTGGAGCTAACGCCCTACCCCGCACTGGCCCAGGAGCTACACCCGTCACTG CATTCACAGCAGAGCAGTACCAACAGCACCAGGAGCAGCTGGCCCTGATGCAGAAACAGCAGCTTGAGCAGATCCAACAGCAGCAACAGGCACAGCAGCAGGCAAACACAGACCCATcctctactactacatccacagCACCACCACCCAACACACAG TGTATAATATCTAAGACATTAGACTCGGCCAGCGCCCAGTTTGCTGCCTCTGCCCTGGTGACCACGGACCAGCTGATGGCCTTCAAGGGCAAGGAGGAGGGGGTTCTGGGAAGTGGCGTCAACGGGGTCTTTCCAGGCTCAG GAGTGTACAAAAGCTTACACCTCGCCAGCACCACCCACAcccaccaccccaacaccaaccaGACTCCCACTCCTCCATCAGCCCCCACTTTCCTCAagccctcctccaccactacatcccctGTCACCGCCTCCTCCCTCAGCTCCCCAGCTAACGCCCACGGGAATCCCCTCCACTTGGGTAGCAACGCTGCCAACTCCACTCCCACCACCACTCAGGTCCTGATAGGGAACAACGTCCGTATGAGCGTACCCTCCTCCCCTGTTCTCCCCAGTCTGGGCGGCACCACCACGCGCCACAGCCACATACCCAGGGCTCTGGGAGCCTTGCCCTCCTCTGCCTTAAAGATGGCTGTCAACACCAACTGTCAGATGCCCAACAAGGTCACCGGGGCTTCTACCATGGACATAGGATCCAG GGATAATCACGATCAAGACAAACCAGCTCTGAACAGTATAGCGGACAACACAGTGGCCATGGAGGTGACGTAG